The following are encoded in a window of Coriobacteriia bacterium genomic DNA:
- a CDS encoding polyribonucleotide nucleotidyltransferase, with product DGFRNEVQVIATVLSADQINQPDVISIMGASSALLAAGIPFEGPLAGVRVCRNTETGEFIVNPSFDEAEDSDLDLVVAGSKDAVYMLEAGAQEVNEEDMLAALMFAQEAIGKFCEVQERFLAKLEITPMEVTLQLGDPEIEARIFAAGTDEMAEALHNADKHARMAGVQAVKDKLSAELFTPEELAASSKDIKASLKKLEKKTMRKMVLEEGERADGRKLDEVRQITTVAGYLPRSHGSGLFTRGQTQVLSVLTLGMLSEWQRIDTIDVAEGKRYLHHYNFPPFSTGETGFMRGPKRRDIGHGALAERALLPVIPAEDVFPYTIRIVSEVLESNGSSSMGSVCGSTLALMDAGVPIAAPVSGIAMGLIKEGDDVAILTDIQGLEDFLGDMDLKVAGTENGITAMQMDNKAKGLSVDILRRALLQAKEGRAFILGKMMESIQIPREEMSKYAPRIITVKIPTDKIRDVIGSGGKVVRGIQEETGAQIDIQEDGTIYIASRDLGGEEAARRIRAIVKEPEIGEEYHGRVVSIQAFGAFIELIPGKDGLLHISRVAQGRVDKVEDVLSVGDEVHVKIIDIDDRGKVSLDRLDKPEAPPRAPGSSDRPSGDRPSGDRPSGPRRESSGGGDRKPRRHH from the coding sequence GACGGCTTCCGCAACGAAGTTCAGGTCATCGCGACGGTTCTCTCGGCGGACCAGATCAACCAGCCCGACGTCATCTCGATCATGGGCGCGTCCTCGGCGCTTCTGGCCGCTGGTATCCCGTTCGAGGGCCCGCTTGCCGGCGTCCGCGTCTGCCGCAACACCGAGACGGGCGAGTTCATCGTCAACCCGAGCTTCGATGAGGCCGAGGACTCCGATCTTGACCTCGTCGTCGCTGGCTCCAAGGACGCCGTCTACATGCTCGAAGCCGGCGCGCAGGAGGTCAACGAGGAGGACATGCTCGCTGCCCTCATGTTCGCGCAGGAGGCCATCGGCAAGTTCTGCGAGGTCCAAGAGCGCTTCCTGGCCAAGCTTGAGATCACCCCGATGGAAGTCACCCTGCAGCTGGGCGACCCCGAGATCGAGGCGCGTATCTTCGCCGCCGGTACCGATGAGATGGCCGAGGCGCTTCACAACGCCGATAAGCACGCCCGCATGGCCGGCGTTCAGGCCGTCAAGGACAAGCTGAGCGCCGAGCTGTTCACACCTGAGGAGCTCGCCGCAAGCAGCAAGGACATCAAGGCGTCCCTGAAGAAGCTCGAGAAGAAGACCATGCGCAAGATGGTCCTCGAAGAGGGCGAGCGCGCCGATGGCCGCAAGCTCGACGAGGTCCGCCAGATCACCACGGTCGCCGGCTACCTGCCGCGCAGCCACGGTTCGGGTCTGTTCACGCGTGGCCAGACTCAGGTCCTCTCGGTTCTGACCCTGGGCATGCTCTCCGAGTGGCAGCGCATCGATACGATCGACGTTGCCGAGGGCAAGCGCTACCTGCACCACTACAACTTCCCGCCGTTCTCCACCGGCGAGACTGGCTTTATGCGTGGTCCGAAGCGCCGCGACATCGGCCACGGTGCGCTCGCCGAACGCGCCCTGCTCCCGGTGATTCCGGCCGAGGACGTCTTCCCGTACACCATCCGCATCGTGTCTGAGGTCCTCGAGTCCAACGGTTCGAGCTCCATGGGTTCGGTCTGCGGCTCGACGTTGGCTCTCATGGATGCCGGCGTGCCGATCGCTGCGCCGGTTTCAGGTATCGCGATGGGACTTATCAAGGAGGGCGACGACGTCGCTATCCTGACTGATATCCAAGGCCTCGAGGACTTCCTTGGCGACATGGACTTGAAGGTCGCAGGTACCGAGAACGGCATTACGGCCATGCAGATGGACAACAAGGCCAAGGGCCTGTCAGTCGACATCCTTCGTCGCGCGCTCCTGCAGGCCAAGGAAGGTCGCGCCTTTATCCTCGGCAAGATGATGGAGTCGATCCAGATCCCTCGCGAGGAGATGAGCAAGTACGCGCCGCGCATCATCACGGTCAAGATCCCGACCGACAAGATCCGCGACGTCATCGGCTCGGGTGGCAAGGTCGTCCGTGGCATCCAGGAAGAGACTGGCGCCCAGATCGACATCCAGGAAGACGGCACGATCTATATCGCGTCGCGCGACCTCGGTGGCGAAGAGGCGGCCCGCCGCATCCGTGCCATCGTCAAGGAGCCGGAGATCGGCGAGGAGTACCACGGCCGCGTCGTCTCGATTCAGGCGTTCGGCGCGTTCATCGAGCTCATCCCCGGCAAGGACGGCCTGCTGCACATCAGCCGCGTTGCCCAAGGCCGCGTGGACAAGGTCGAGGACGTCCTGTCCGTGGGGGACGAAGTCCACGTCAAGATCATCGACATCGACGACCGCGGTAAGGTCTCGCTGGACCGTCTCGACAAGCCGGAAGCGCCCCCGAGGGCTCCCGGTTCGAGCGACCGTCCCAGCGGCGATCGCCCGAGCGGTGACCGCCCGAGCGGCCCGCGTCGCGAGAGCAGCGGCGGCGGCGACCGCAAGCCCAGGCGTCACCACTAG
- a CDS encoding DUF1801 domain-containing protein, whose product MTDKPSPIDEYLATVPKAQRTALQELRDVIKNVVPDAQEVKSYGMPAFKFEGKVVAGFLAWANHLAYYPFSGSTLGEFAEELKDFKQTKSALHFQPDHPIPPDLVRRLIESRIAANRTKT is encoded by the coding sequence ATGACAGACAAGCCGAGTCCCATCGACGAGTACCTTGCGACCGTCCCGAAGGCGCAGCGCACCGCGCTTCAGGAGCTGCGCGACGTCATCAAGAACGTGGTTCCCGACGCACAGGAGGTCAAGAGCTACGGGATGCCCGCGTTCAAGTTCGAGGGCAAGGTCGTTGCCGGGTTCTTGGCGTGGGCGAATCATCTGGCGTACTACCCGTTCAGCGGCTCGACGCTCGGCGAGTTCGCCGAAGAGCTCAAGGACTTCAAGCAGACCAAGAGCGCACTTCACTTCCAGCCGGACCACCCCATCCCGCCGGATCTGGTACGCAGGCTCATCGAGTCGCGGATCGCCGCAAATCGCACGAAGACCTGA
- a CDS encoding SDR family oxidoreductase, translating to MPSILITGVSSGIGRACANLYAARDWCVVGTVRDASRPPEALDDRVVVESLDLAVPGNAAAVAQRVMVSFGCPDVLLSNAGVVQFGAIEDVTAEELTRIFQVNFFGQVELIRALLPVMRERRSGVVANVTSLGGTMTFPFFGAYNSTKWAFEGISEGLWHELKPFGIRVKAIEPGYVQTAIWNKALPGERADAPDEALSASAAYRPFLRAMLRFEAGITDRSTPEVCAEEIATAIADDSDHLRYPVAAYARPISRARQLVGAQRMMRFFHKRWMGPDAG from the coding sequence GTGCCGAGCATTCTGATAACAGGCGTCTCCAGCGGAATCGGCAGGGCATGCGCGAACCTCTATGCCGCTCGTGACTGGTGCGTTGTGGGCACGGTTCGCGACGCGTCCAGGCCGCCGGAAGCGCTAGACGACCGCGTTGTAGTCGAGTCGTTGGATCTGGCGGTTCCAGGCAACGCGGCGGCAGTGGCGCAGCGAGTGATGGTTTCGTTTGGATGCCCCGACGTGCTGCTGAGTAACGCCGGAGTCGTGCAGTTCGGCGCGATCGAGGACGTGACCGCCGAGGAGCTGACTCGCATCTTTCAAGTCAACTTCTTCGGCCAGGTCGAACTGATTCGTGCCTTGCTTCCTGTGATGCGCGAGCGCCGCAGCGGCGTCGTTGCAAACGTAACATCGCTCGGAGGGACCATGACGTTTCCGTTCTTCGGCGCGTACAACTCCACCAAGTGGGCGTTTGAGGGGATCTCAGAGGGGCTGTGGCATGAACTGAAGCCGTTCGGTATCCGAGTCAAAGCAATCGAGCCTGGCTACGTCCAAACCGCCATCTGGAACAAGGCTCTTCCCGGCGAACGCGCAGATGCGCCCGACGAAGCCCTGAGCGCAAGCGCAGCGTACCGGCCGTTCCTGCGGGCCATGCTCCGCTTTGAGGCCGGCATCACCGACCGCTCGACGCCAGAAGTGTGCGCCGAGGAGATTGCGACTGCCATCGCCGACGACAGTGATCATCTGCGCTATCCGGTGGCAGCTTATGCGCGGCCGATTTCGCGGGCGCGCCAGTTGGTTGGCGCGCAGCGGATGATGCGGTTCTTCCACAAGCGCTGGATGGGGCCGGACGCGGGCTGA
- a CDS encoding sugar ABC transporter permease encodes MSAQQESPASIRGMGDMFKGLGRKLAAGEAGTLLVLLMVGAIWTFFQSQNSRFLSPGNLTNLMLQQAAVATISIGVVLILLLGEIDLSVGAASGFCAAVMVVLMVLHGVQPVLAVLVALATGALIGLFNGFMVTRFKIPSFVVTLAVSLTLVGLLLYVLGDTGTLNLSDNFVTALTSTFFPPLIGWAVASVAIVLILAAALFGRSRRSKAGLKVGSLGGLVFTVVAIAAAIIAMVFIFNEDRGLPLVVCIVFALALAFAYLTERTRFGRHMFAVGGNAEAARRGGIKIEHVRMLVFVLGSTLAAAGGILAASRLMAVNQSSGGSDLLLMAIAGPVIAGTSLFGGRGSVWSALLGALVIGSIANGMDLLSLASSVKYIVTGGVLIAAVTIESVTRMRRHGGMIE; translated from the coding sequence ATGAGCGCCCAACAAGAAAGCCCCGCTTCGATTCGCGGCATGGGCGACATGTTCAAGGGGTTGGGTCGCAAGCTCGCGGCAGGTGAGGCGGGCACCCTCCTCGTTCTGCTCATGGTGGGAGCGATCTGGACGTTCTTCCAGTCGCAGAACTCGCGTTTCTTAAGCCCCGGGAACCTCACCAACCTGATGCTCCAGCAGGCGGCCGTCGCTACAATCTCCATCGGCGTCGTGCTGATCTTGCTGCTCGGCGAGATAGATCTGTCAGTCGGTGCCGCCAGTGGTTTCTGCGCGGCAGTGATGGTTGTCCTTATGGTGCTGCACGGCGTGCAACCCGTGCTCGCTGTGCTCGTGGCACTGGCCACCGGAGCACTCATCGGACTATTCAACGGGTTCATGGTCACGCGTTTCAAGATTCCATCGTTCGTGGTCACGCTCGCAGTCTCGCTCACACTGGTGGGGCTGCTCCTCTACGTACTCGGTGACACGGGAACGCTGAACCTCAGCGACAACTTCGTGACCGCTCTGACGAGCACGTTCTTCCCCCCACTCATCGGGTGGGCGGTCGCGAGCGTCGCAATCGTGCTGATTCTGGCCGCCGCGCTGTTTGGGCGTTCCAGGAGGAGCAAGGCTGGGCTGAAGGTAGGCTCGCTCGGGGGTCTCGTCTTCACTGTGGTTGCTATCGCGGCCGCGATTATCGCGATGGTCTTCATCTTTAATGAGGACCGCGGACTTCCCCTTGTCGTCTGCATCGTCTTCGCTCTTGCGCTCGCGTTCGCTTACCTCACCGAGCGCACTCGTTTCGGGCGCCACATGTTCGCCGTGGGCGGCAACGCTGAGGCCGCTCGACGTGGCGGAATCAAGATCGAGCACGTTCGGATGCTCGTGTTCGTCTTGGGCTCCACGCTCGCTGCGGCCGGTGGCATCTTGGCCGCATCCCGTCTGATGGCCGTCAACCAGTCCTCCGGTGGCAGCGACCTTCTGCTCATGGCGATCGCTGGCCCCGTCATCGCCGGCACGAGCCTGTTCGGTGGACGCGGATCCGTGTGGTCGGCACTTCTCGGCGCGTTGGTTATCGGGTCAATCGCTAACGGCATGGACCTACTCTCCCTTGCTTCGTCGGTGAAGTACATCGTCACTGGGGGCGTCCTGATCGCGGCGGTGACGATCGAGTCGGTAACCCGGATGCGTCGCCACGGGGGGATGATCGAGTAG
- a CDS encoding sugar ABC transporter substrate-binding protein: MHGKKSLVRLCALLLVVGMLLVLAGCASGGGASTSTSSTSTGAGPVKIALLLPETKTARYETQDKPLFEAKVKEIAPNAEIIYSNANQDPAQQQSQADAALTNGANVLVLDAVDSTSAASIVQKAAAKGVPVVAYDRLINGAPIDNYVSFDNEQVGKLQAQALLDKLKATVTSGKPKIVMINGSPTDNNATLFKKGAHSVLDGQVDIVAEYDTPDWSPDQAQTEMDQAITKVGKNGFDGVYAANDGTAGGAIAAMKAAGIDPKTKPTTGQDAELAGIQRIILGEQYMTIYKAISQEASSAAVVAVALANKQPVPSDITMTNVNNGTKDVPSVLLVPIAVNKDNIESTVVADKFWTPAQILNTPALQAAGAALGIK, encoded by the coding sequence ATGCACGGTAAGAAGTCACTCGTAAGGCTCTGTGCACTGCTGCTCGTCGTGGGCATGTTGCTTGTCCTCGCCGGCTGTGCATCGGGTGGTGGCGCAAGTACGTCGACCAGCAGCACGAGCACCGGAGCCGGCCCAGTCAAGATCGCTCTGCTGCTACCTGAGACCAAGACGGCTCGCTACGAGACTCAGGACAAGCCGCTCTTCGAGGCGAAGGTCAAGGAGATTGCACCCAACGCCGAGATCATCTACAGCAACGCCAACCAGGATCCGGCGCAGCAGCAGTCTCAGGCGGATGCGGCGCTGACCAACGGCGCAAACGTCCTCGTTCTGGACGCCGTCGACTCAACTTCAGCCGCGTCGATCGTGCAGAAGGCCGCCGCCAAGGGCGTGCCGGTTGTTGCCTATGACCGCCTGATCAACGGCGCTCCGATCGACAACTACGTGTCCTTCGACAACGAACAGGTCGGCAAGCTGCAGGCCCAGGCCCTGCTCGACAAGCTCAAGGCCACGGTTACCAGTGGCAAGCCCAAGATCGTCATGATCAATGGCTCGCCGACCGACAACAACGCCACGCTCTTCAAGAAGGGCGCTCACAGCGTGCTCGACGGTCAAGTAGACATCGTCGCCGAGTACGACACTCCTGACTGGAGCCCGGACCAGGCTCAGACCGAGATGGACCAGGCAATCACCAAGGTCGGCAAGAACGGGTTCGATGGCGTCTATGCCGCCAACGACGGCACCGCGGGCGGCGCCATTGCCGCCATGAAGGCTGCCGGCATCGACCCCAAGACCAAGCCGACGACCGGCCAAGATGCCGAGCTCGCGGGCATTCAGCGCATCATTCTCGGCGAGCAGTACATGACCATCTACAAGGCGATCAGCCAAGAGGCCAGTTCTGCCGCAGTCGTGGCAGTGGCACTCGCGAACAAACAGCCGGTGCCCTCTGACATCACCATGACCAACGTGAACAACGGCACCAAGGACGTTCCTTCAGTCCTGTTGGTCCCGATTGCGGTGAACAAGGACAACATCGAGAGCACAGTAGTGGCCGACAAGTTCTGGACACCTGCGCAGATACTGAACACGCCAGCGCTTCAGGCAGCTGGTGCGGCGCTCGGCATCAAGTGA
- the pckA gene encoding phosphoenolpyruvate carboxykinase (ATP) encodes MGSDSFVDEVMRDQLAELGLSGSGAVHRNLPPAELIARALARGEGILAANGALVVKTGEPSGRSPKDRFIVEDGPTAEQICWGEINQPCQPALFDRLLDKARGYLHDRDLYVFDGFAGAERTYRLPIRVVADATWHALFADTLFVRPTPIELEDFAPGFTVINCGALRASADFDGTRSSVFIGVSFTRKVVLILGSMYGGEMKKAIFSVMNYLLPQRNVLPMHCSANVGDSGDVALFFGLSGTGKTTLSADPARRLIGDDEHGWSDHSVFNFEGGCYAKTIRLSQESEPQIYNAIKFGSILENVIVNPQTRAIDYDSDFLTENTRATYPISHIPNAVLGGVGDHPRNVFFLTYDAFGVLPPISRLTPEMANYHFLSGFTSKVAGTEVGVDEPRPTFSTCFGAAFMPLHPTRYSNMLAERLSWHEADCWLVNTGWTGGAYGVGHRMSIELTRGLIGAALDGSLARSGFTPHPIFKVLVPHECRCAPGNVLDPRAGWADKDAYDATARKLATMFNDNFAQYAEHATAEVEAAGPDPAGA; translated from the coding sequence ATGGGAAGTGACTCGTTCGTCGACGAGGTCATGCGGGATCAGCTTGCCGAGCTCGGGCTGTCTGGAAGCGGTGCGGTGCACCGTAACCTCCCGCCAGCCGAGTTGATCGCTCGCGCGCTTGCCCGGGGAGAGGGCATCCTGGCTGCCAACGGCGCGCTGGTCGTCAAGACCGGCGAGCCCTCAGGCCGATCACCCAAGGACCGCTTCATCGTAGAGGACGGCCCCACCGCCGAGCAGATATGCTGGGGCGAGATCAACCAGCCATGTCAGCCAGCCTTGTTCGACCGGCTGCTCGACAAGGCGCGTGGTTACCTCCACGACCGCGACCTTTACGTCTTCGACGGTTTTGCCGGCGCCGAGCGGACGTATCGGCTGCCGATTCGGGTGGTGGCCGACGCAACGTGGCATGCACTGTTCGCCGACACGCTGTTCGTGCGGCCCACGCCTATTGAGCTTGAGGACTTCGCTCCGGGCTTCACAGTCATCAACTGTGGGGCGCTTCGCGCGAGTGCCGACTTCGACGGCACGCGCAGCTCCGTCTTCATTGGGGTGAGCTTCACCCGTAAGGTCGTGCTGATCCTGGGCAGCATGTACGGCGGCGAGATGAAGAAGGCCATCTTCTCTGTGATGAACTACCTGCTACCGCAGCGAAACGTGCTGCCGATGCACTGCTCGGCGAACGTGGGTGACTCGGGCGACGTGGCGCTGTTCTTTGGGTTGTCGGGCACGGGGAAGACGACGCTGTCGGCCGACCCTGCTCGGCGGCTTATCGGCGACGATGAGCACGGATGGAGCGACCACAGCGTCTTTAACTTCGAGGGCGGCTGCTACGCCAAGACGATTCGGCTGTCGCAGGAGTCCGAGCCGCAGATCTACAACGCCATCAAGTTCGGCTCGATCTTGGAGAACGTGATCGTCAATCCGCAGACGCGTGCCATCGACTACGACTCAGACTTCCTAACCGAGAACACCCGGGCCACGTATCCGATCAGCCACATCCCCAACGCCGTGCTAGGTGGCGTAGGCGACCATCCGCGCAACGTCTTCTTCCTGACGTACGACGCGTTCGGGGTGCTGCCCCCTATCTCGCGTCTGACGCCCGAGATGGCGAACTATCACTTCCTCTCGGGCTTCACGAGCAAGGTCGCCGGCACTGAGGTGGGTGTTGACGAGCCCAGGCCCACGTTCTCAACCTGCTTCGGAGCCGCATTCATGCCCCTGCACCCGACTCGCTACTCGAACATGCTTGCCGAACGGCTCAGCTGGCATGAGGCGGACTGCTGGCTGGTCAACACAGGCTGGACCGGCGGCGCCTATGGCGTCGGGCACCGGATGAGCATCGAGCTGACGCGAGGGCTTATCGGCGCTGCGCTGGACGGGTCACTGGCACGCTCCGGCTTCACCCCGCACCCGATCTTCAAGGTGCTGGTGCCGCACGAGTGCCGTTGCGCGCCTGGCAACGTGCTCGATCCGCGTGCGGGGTGGGCCGACAAGGACGCCTACGATGCGACGGCACGCAAACTCGCGACGATGTTCAACGACAACTTCGCGCAGTATGCCGAGCACGCGACGGCGGAGGTGGAAGCCGCCGGGCCAGACCCAGCGGGAGCCTAG
- a CDS encoding ATP-binding cassette domain-containing protein yields the protein MTTATESIGASGVRTYLLSLKGVSKAFGANQALSGVDFEVDAGEVVALVGDNGAGKSTLVKAIAGVQLCDEGTFYFNGVPMKISSPQDATRLGIATVYQDLALCDNLDVVANLYLGHELFTKGFGRLGYFLDETGMERRSLELLDSLAVTTIKDVRVRVGSLSGGQRQAVAIARSLLGDPKVVLLDEPTAALGVSQTEQVLNLIGTLRKRGLGVVVISHNLENVFAVADRIIVLRLGRRAATFDVRGVSREDVVAAITGAEFGLQANAAKEGV from the coding sequence GTGACGACTGCAACCGAATCGATAGGCGCGAGCGGCGTCCGGACGTACTTGCTCTCGCTGAAAGGCGTGAGCAAGGCGTTCGGCGCCAACCAAGCCCTCTCCGGCGTCGACTTCGAAGTCGACGCCGGAGAGGTGGTTGCGCTTGTCGGCGACAACGGAGCTGGGAAGTCGACGCTCGTCAAGGCGATTGCTGGCGTGCAGCTGTGCGACGAGGGCACGTTCTACTTCAATGGCGTGCCGATGAAGATCTCAAGCCCGCAGGACGCCACGAGGCTTGGCATCGCGACCGTCTATCAGGACCTCGCCCTCTGCGACAACCTCGACGTGGTCGCGAACCTGTACTTGGGACACGAGCTGTTCACCAAGGGCTTCGGGCGTCTCGGCTACTTCCTCGACGAGACCGGCATGGAGCGGCGCTCCCTAGAGCTCCTCGACTCCCTTGCCGTCACGACCATCAAGGACGTCCGAGTCCGTGTCGGCTCGCTCTCTGGTGGACAGCGACAGGCGGTCGCCATCGCGCGGTCGCTTTTGGGCGACCCGAAGGTGGTCCTGCTCGACGAGCCGACGGCCGCTCTGGGCGTCTCACAGACGGAGCAGGTTCTGAACCTTATCGGCACTCTTCGCAAGCGCGGGCTTGGGGTCGTCGTGATCAGTCACAACCTCGAGAACGTCTTCGCGGTGGCCGACCGAATAATCGTCCTGCGACTGGGACGCCGAGCCGCGACGTTTGACGTGCGCGGCGTGAGCCGCGAGGACGTCGTCGCCGCGATCACGGGCGCCGAGTTCGGACTCCAGGCAAACGCGGCCAAGGAGGGCGTATGA
- a CDS encoding MFS transporter, translating to MTESASQQPTKHSWVVIGVLAAAQFVMVIDATVMNVSISKIVADLGTTVVGIQTAITAFTLVMAAFMLTGGKLGNWLGAKRAFGIGLLVYGTGSLLTALSQNLGQLLVGWSLLEGLGAVLVIPAIAALTSANYSGKQRALSFGILGGVAGAAAAAGPIIGGLVTTYASWRYVFAAETIMCIGILLASRRMASPERAEHRRFDALGAALSIVGLGMFVFGVLQSSQWGWITPSAAAPIAPLGYSPVMWLVLAGSILIALFIRWESRVMHTGGEPLLDLSLLRIPTLRAGLSMLAVQQFVVAGTFFVLPLYLQTVLGLDALDTGMKLLPLSACLLVFALGGSALTSRFGARAIARIGIIAILASELTLQISLDPNLRSLTFALALGLLGSGLGMLASQLGNVNLSSVPVERGAEVGGLQGTVQNMGASLGTALVGAMLISTLGTGFVTTVRNNPALPPAVLQAVSKAKAGGLDFVSSEVVEKTATDKGLRAADVSSLVQDYQSAQINALKLSVGLLAIFALLGLWFVKDLPGKPE from the coding sequence GTGACCGAGTCCGCTTCCCAACAGCCCACCAAGCACAGCTGGGTCGTGATCGGTGTCTTGGCCGCCGCGCAGTTCGTCATGGTGATCGACGCGACCGTGATGAACGTCTCGATCTCCAAGATCGTGGCCGATCTGGGCACTACCGTTGTGGGCATTCAGACCGCCATCACGGCGTTTACCCTGGTCATGGCGGCGTTCATGTTGACCGGCGGCAAACTGGGCAACTGGCTGGGCGCCAAGCGGGCCTTCGGAATCGGACTGCTGGTCTACGGCACTGGCTCGCTTCTCACCGCCCTGTCGCAGAACCTCGGCCAGCTCCTAGTTGGATGGTCGCTTCTTGAAGGTCTCGGCGCCGTGCTCGTCATCCCCGCGATTGCGGCGCTGACCTCGGCGAACTACTCGGGCAAGCAGCGAGCGCTTTCGTTCGGCATCCTCGGCGGAGTCGCCGGTGCCGCAGCCGCGGCCGGCCCGATCATCGGCGGGCTCGTGACAACGTATGCGTCGTGGCGCTACGTGTTCGCCGCCGAGACAATCATGTGCATCGGCATCCTGCTCGCGTCGCGCCGAATGGCGTCGCCCGAGCGCGCCGAGCACCGCCGCTTCGACGCACTTGGGGCGGCGCTCTCGATCGTGGGCCTCGGCATGTTCGTCTTTGGCGTGCTTCAGTCGAGTCAGTGGGGATGGATCACGCCGAGCGCCGCCGCTCCGATCGCGCCGCTGGGCTATTCGCCGGTGATGTGGCTCGTGCTGGCGGGCTCAATCCTGATCGCGCTGTTCATCCGATGGGAGTCCCGTGTGATGCACACGGGTGGGGAGCCGCTCCTCGACCTGTCGCTTTTGCGAATCCCGACACTGCGTGCTGGCCTCTCGATGCTCGCAGTCCAGCAGTTCGTCGTAGCCGGTACCTTCTTCGTACTGCCGCTCTATCTGCAGACCGTGCTCGGCCTCGACGCGCTCGACACGGGGATGAAGCTCCTGCCGCTCTCGGCGTGCCTGCTGGTCTTCGCGCTTGGGGGCTCGGCGCTCACCTCGCGTTTCGGGGCGCGCGCCATCGCCAGAATCGGCATCATCGCCATCCTCGCTTCAGAGCTGACGCTGCAGATCAGCCTCGACCCCAACCTTAGGTCGCTCACGTTCGCGCTGGCGCTGGGGCTGTTGGGCAGTGGCCTCGGAATGCTCGCGTCGCAGCTTGGCAACGTCAACCTCTCCTCGGTACCGGTCGAACGAGGCGCCGAGGTTGGTGGGTTGCAGGGTACCGTCCAGAACATGGGGGCGTCACTTGGCACCGCGCTCGTGGGGGCGATGCTCATCTCAACGCTTGGAACTGGCTTCGTGACGACGGTGCGCAACAACCCAGCCCTGCCGCCTGCGGTGCTACAGGCCGTGTCCAAAGCCAAGGCTGGAGGGCTCGACTTCGTCAGCAGCGAGGTGGTTGAAAAGACGGCCACCGACAAGGGTCTACGCGCGGCCGATGTCAGCTCACTCGTCCAGGACTACCAGTCGGCGCAGATCAACGCGCTCAAGCTCTCCGTCGGCTTGCTGGCGATCTTTGCCCTGCTCGGCCTGTGGTTCGTGAAGGACCTGCCGGGTAAGCCAGAGTAG
- a CDS encoding type IV pilus twitching motility protein PilT, with the protein MDSLLEYVVKMGASDLHIASGVAPTMRVNGELVTIPDTPTLSCEMAEYLVQSMMSLAQWDEFQREWELDFSFGRRGLGRYRVGAFRERGDASAVLRRVPAEAAKLEDLGLPKSVGTFAWLNHGLVLVTGPSGSGKSTTLTAIIDKINHDRNVHVITIEDPIEFVHTHDKAIVQQRELGKDTTSFARALRSALREDPDVLLIGEMRDTETISATVSAAETGHLVFATLHTNSAAQSIDRIVDSFPPHQQTQIRLQLASSLAGIVSQRLIPTAKGSRICVAEVLIVNGAVRNLIREGKAHQIDNVMQAGIKDGMVIFDMRLAELVRSRVITREIALTYAMDPRSFESRLRA; encoded by the coding sequence ATGGACTCGTTGCTTGAGTACGTGGTCAAGATGGGCGCGAGCGACCTGCACATCGCCTCTGGGGTTGCACCGACGATGCGAGTCAACGGCGAACTGGTGACTATCCCGGACACTCCAACTCTGAGCTGTGAGATGGCCGAGTACTTAGTGCAGAGCATGATGTCGCTTGCCCAGTGGGACGAGTTCCAGAGGGAGTGGGAGCTCGACTTTTCTTTTGGTCGCCGCGGCCTGGGCCGCTACCGCGTTGGCGCGTTTCGCGAGCGCGGAGACGCCTCTGCGGTCCTAAGGCGTGTGCCTGCCGAGGCGGCCAAGCTAGAAGATCTGGGACTTCCCAAGAGTGTCGGAACGTTCGCATGGCTCAACCACGGTCTGGTGCTGGTCACAGGGCCGTCGGGAAGCGGCAAGTCGACCACGCTGACCGCCATAATCGACAAGATCAACCACGACCGCAACGTTCACGTGATCACCATCGAGGACCCAATCGAGTTCGTGCACACGCACGACAAGGCGATCGTGCAGCAGCGCGAGCTGGGCAAAGACACGACGTCGTTTGCGCGCGCGCTCAGAAGCGCGCTTCGTGAGGATCCAGACGTACTGCTGATTGGCGAGATGCGCGACACCGAGACTATCTCGGCGACCGTCAGCGCGGCCGAGACGGGCCATCTGGTGTTCGCCACGCTGCACACCAACAGCGCGGCGCAGTCCATCGACCGCATCGTCGACTCTTTTCCGCCACACCAGCAGACGCAGATTCGGCTTCAACTGGCCAGCTCGCTGGCGGGTATCGTCTCGCAACGCCTCATCCCCACGGCCAAAGGCAGCCGCATCTGCGTTGCCGAAGTCCTGATAGTCAACGGCGCGGTGCGTAACCTCATCCGCGAGGGCAAAGCGCACCAGATCGACAACGTGATGCAGGCCGGAATCAAGGACGGGATGGTCATCTTCGACATGCGCCTCGCCGAGCTCGTACGCTCGCGCGTCATCACAAGAGAAATCGCGCTCACGTACGCGATGGACCCGCGCTCGTTTGAAAGCCGCTTGCGCGCCTGA